The genomic DNA AATTCCCCTGTCCTTAAGGATTAGTAGGAGATAGGGGAGGTGTTGTGCATGAGGTTTGTGGCGGTGACGTCGTGTCCTACGGGGATAGCCCACACCTACATGGCGGCGGAGAAGCTCTCCAGGGCCGCCCAGTCCAGGGGGCATGAGATCAAGG from Thermanaerothrix sp. includes the following:
- a CDS encoding PTS fructose transporter subunit IIB, with protein sequence MRFVAVTSCPTGIAHTYMAAEKLSRAAQSRGHEIK